CACGGCGTTCGAGGCGGACGGATGAAGGGCATCAATTTACGCGATCGAGAAGTGGTCCTGGTTCATGGCGCTCGGACGCCGCTCGGAACGTTTTGCGGTGCGTTCACGAATATCTCCGCCACGGACCTGGCTGTCGTCGCGTCCAAAGAGGCGATGCGGAGATCGCGCGTTAAACCGGAGGAAATCGACCAAGTCATTTTCGGAAACGTCCTGCAGACCAGCCCCGACGCGGTTTATTGCGCTCGTCACGTGGGACTGAAGGCCGGCGTTCCGAAGGAGATTCCGGCGCTGACGCTCAACCGTTTGTGCGGTTCCGGTTTCCAGGCGATCGTGGCGGCGGCCGAGCAGGTTTTGTTGGGGCGGGCCAAGATCGTCTTGGCCGGCGGGACCGAAAACATGACGCAAGCGCCTCACACGGTTCGCGGCGCCCGGCTCGGTCTCCCGCTCGGAAAATCTTCGATGAATGATTATCTCTGGGAGGCGCTCCTCGATAGTTACAACAACCTGATGATGGCGAACACGGCCGAAAATCTGGCCCGGAAATACAAAATTACACGGGAAGAGGCCGATCAGTTCGCTCTTCGAAGCCAGCAGATGACCAAAGCTGCTCAGGAAGCGGGCCGGCTCGGGGAAGAAATTGTGGCCGTCGAGACGCGCGATAAGAAAGGGAAGCCGGTGGTGGTCGCAAAGGACGAGCACCCGAGATCCGATGCGACGATGGAAGGGCTGGCGAAATTACCGCCGGTATTTGAGAAGAACGGAATCGTCACGGCCGGCAACGCCAGCGGAATTTGCGACGGCGCCGCAGCCCTAGTTGTTATGGCCAAAGACGAAGCGGATAAACGCGGAATTTCATACTTAGGAACGCTGGTCGCTTACGGCGTCAGCGGCTGCGATCCGGACATTATGGGAATTGGCCCGGTCCCCGCGGCGCGAAAGGCCCTCACCGATTTCGGGAAGACACTGGGTGACATAGACCTCATTGAAGTGAACGAGGCGTTCGCTCCTCAGACGATCGCCGTGGAGCGGGAACTCGGTATTGCGCGCGAGAAATTAAACGTCAACGGAGGGGCAATCGCGTTGGGGCACCCGTTAGGTGCCAGCGGTGCCCGGATTACACTCTCGCTT
The Bdellovibrionota bacterium genome window above contains:
- a CDS encoding acetyl-CoA C-acetyltransferase, whose amino-acid sequence is MKGINLRDREVVLVHGARTPLGTFCGAFTNISATDLAVVASKEAMRRSRVKPEEIDQVIFGNVLQTSPDAVYCARHVGLKAGVPKEIPALTLNRLCGSGFQAIVAAAEQVLLGRAKIVLAGGTENMTQAPHTVRGARLGLPLGKSSMNDYLWEALLDSYNNLMMANTAENLARKYKITREEADQFALRSQQMTKAAQEAGRLGEEIVAVETRDKKGKPVVVAKDEHPRSDATMEGLAKLPPVFEKNGIVTAGNASGICDGAAALVVMAKDEADKRGISYLGTLVAYGVSGCDPDIMGIGPVPAARKALTDFGKTLGDIDLIEVNEAFAPQTIAVERELGIAREKLNVNGGAIALGHPLGASGARITLSLLMELRRRKKRWGLGSACIGGGQGIAVILEAAGK